From Phragmites australis chromosome 5, lpPhrAust1.1, whole genome shotgun sequence, a single genomic window includes:
- the LOC133919437 gene encoding phospholipase A1-Ibeta2, chloroplastic-like, with protein sequence MTIAAVVTAPTTAPVHVAPAVQPRTAPRREPSPLNRSTQGQALRSASPGGSTAAAADGARAHIANLDRVLGKPPQVPRQEEQDSEQETLNVRHGLLNALNLSFFVPMPGMRTHTAADEHMSPRSLMHMQQLLSVDSPRASPRCTIAPRWRSLHGEGGWAGLLDPLDSDLRRELLRYGDFVQAAYQAFHSLPTASARHRGLMLPDRSYRPTRSLFATSALTLPPWAKRPNTPEWLTQQSNWIGYVAVCESEREVARMGRRDIAIVLRGTATCLEWAENLRTSLVPLDGESSDGPDRGAEEPKVARGFLSLYKTEGEKTKSLSAEVMDEVRRLMEKYKGEELSITVVGHSLGSALALLVADEVASSIPDAPPVAVVSFGGPKVGNGAFVDRLKKSGKVNVLRIVNAGDVVTKVPGVAPQLPLKKQQYQHVGAELRIDSKNSPCLRPDAGPACRHDLEAYLHLIDGFTGTGRPFRHDARRSVIRLLQLQRGNVKKEYVNRARELGVDPAAPADVGRSIAYGNCAVASPST encoded by the coding sequence ATGACAATTGCCGCCGTGGTGACCGCGCCCACGACCGCGCCAGTGCACGTCGCGCCCGCGGTCCAGCCGCGCACGGCGCCGCGACGGGAGCCGTCGCCGCTGAACCGGAGCACGCAGGGACAGGCGCTCCGCTCGGCCAGCCCCGGGGGTTCcacggcggctgcggcggaTGGCGCCAGGGCTCACATCGCCAACcttgaccgggtgctcgggaaGCCGCCGCAGGTGCCGAGGCAGGAGGAGCAGGACAGCGAGCAGGAGACGCTCAACGTCAGGCACGGCCTGCTCAACGCGCTGAACCTGTCCTTCTTCGTGCCCATGCCCGGGATGAGGACGCACACCGCGGCCGACGAACACATGTCGCCGCGCAGCCTCATGCACATGCAGCAGCTGCTCTCGGTTGACTCCCCGCGAGCGTCACCGAGGTGCACCATCGCGCCGCGGTGGCGTAGCCTCCACGGGGAGGGCGGCTGGGCCGGCCTCCTCGACCCGCTCGACTCCGACCTCCGCCGCGAGCTCCTCCGCTACGGCGACTTCGTGCAGGCGGCGTACCAGGCCTTCCACTCGCTGCCCACGGCGTCGGCGAGGCACCGTGGGCTCATGCTCCCCGACCGCTCCTACCGCCCGACGCGCAGCCTCTTCGCCACCTCCGCTCTAACATTGCCGCCGTGGGCCAAGCGCCCCAACACTCCCGAGTGGCTCACGCAGCAGTCCAACTGGATCGGCTACGTCGCCGTGTGCGAGTCCGAGAGGGAGGTCGCCCGCATGGGCCGCCGAGACATCGCCATCGTGCTGCGCGGCACGGCCACCTGCCTCGAGTGGGCCGAGAACCTCCGCACCTCGCTTGTGCCCCTCGACGGCGAGAGCAGCGACGGCCCGGACAGGGGAGCGGAAGAGCCCAAGGTGGCGCGGGGCTTCTTGAGCCTGTACAAGACGGAAGGGGAGAAGACGAAGAGCCTCTCGGCCGAGGTGATGGACGAGGTCCGGCGCCTCATGGAGAAGTACAAGGGCGAGGAGCTCAGCATCACCGTCGTCGGACACAGCCTCGGCTCCGCCCTGGCGCTCCTCGTGGCCGACGAGGTCGCTTCGTCCATCCCTGACGCGCCCCCCGTCGCCGTGGTCTCCTTCGGCGGGCCGAAGGTGGGCAACGGCGCGTTCGTGGACAGGCTGAAAAAGAGCGGCAAGGTCAACGTTCTGCGCATCGTCAACGCCGGCGACGTGGTCACCAAGGTGCCCGGTGTGGCGCCGCAGCTGCCGCTCAAGAAGCAGCAGTACCAGCACGTAGGCGCTGAGCTGCGCATCGACAGCAAGAACTCGCCGTGCCTCCGCCCGGACGCGGGGCCCGCGTGCCGGCACGACCTGGAGGCGTACCTGCACCTCATCGACGGGTTCACGGGGACGGGACGACCCTTCCGGCACGACGCGCGGCGCAGCGTGATCAggctgctgcagctgcagaGGGGCAACGTCAAGAAGGAGTACGTGAACCGCGCGCGCGAGCTCGGCGTCGACCCCGCCGCGCCGGCGGACGTTGGCCGGAGCATTGCGTACGGCAACTGCGCCGTCGCGAGCCCCTCGACGTGA